CAATCTTGCCGTCCTTGATCACCTTGAAGACTCCAATTGCCGACGTGTCaaaatcaggagcaacaatttTGACTTGAGCTTTAAGGGCCTCCTCGATTGCCAGGATCGCGCCCTTCCCCTGCTTGACGACGTCTTTATACTTTGTTTTCAACGCTGCGAGCTCAGCTTCGACAGCTTGCTTTTCCTTCTCCAACGCGGCCACCCGCTCAGCAGTAGAGGCCTTCTTCTCAGCAGTAGAGGCTTTCTTCTCGGCAGCAGAGGCTTTCTTCTCGGCAGCGTCAAGCTTCTCATTAGATTGGGTCAGCTGCTCCCGGAGAGTTTCAACTTCGCGTTTGAGCTCGTTATTAGCCTTTCCAGCAGACTCCACCCTCCTGCGGAGAGATTCCATCCCGGACAACTCGAACTCGGCCTTCTGAGCTATCACTGCGCCGCGCAAGAGGGTACGATACATCCACCTCGTTTGCCCGGCAAGAGATGACTCATGAAAGTGCTCTTCAGTGCCGGGAATCAGCTGAGAATCTATAAAATTCCTGGCGTCAAAATTTTTCTCCATCACAGTGAGAACCCCATCGGGACTGCTGGacatcttcctcttcctcttgagGCTGGGCACCTCCTCTACCTCATCATCGGCCACAGGGTTAGACGTCGAACCCCCAGTACCGACCACTTCGCGGAAGGGGGAAACACGCACTTCCTTGTCACTTTGAGCCAAGGCACCCTGAGCCGAGGTACCGGTCTCATCGGCCACAGCCCCTTGATCGGAAGTGGCCTTGCTCTTGTCCTCCGGGGGAGCAATCGACTTCTCATTTCCCGCCTCGTCATCACTTGCGCATAAGAAGGTTTGGAACAAGTTAGGGAGTCCCGTTATCTCGGCAGACATTCCCACtataacaagaaaagaaaattcttTAGTCGCAACAAAATATTGGGaaaagcaagaaattaaagacaAAGCAAGTAAAGACTTCTCACAAATATAGCTCCGACCGGCTTCCCGGTCACCCATGAGGAGGTGAGGATTCACGTGATTCCTCCCGAAGATTGCCAGTAACACATCGGCAATCTTCCTATCCACCGCAGACATGCCCTTGTAGGACACTTTAACGAAGGCGTTGGACCCCGCCCCGAAGCTCCAATAGGTCGGGATGAGGCGTGCCCCTTCCAACGACAACCAAAAAGGATGACGACCTTTGACAGGACGGACCTTGAAATATTTATCTTTGAATCCGTGATAGGAGTCCTCAAATAAAccaaaaatcctccgaccttgggcagaccggaaggacatgaaccccTTCTTATGTTTCCCCTCCTTCGAAGGGTTGGTaaggttgaaaaagaaaagaaaaacatctaCGGACACCGGCAGCTCGAGATATTCAcaaaccatctcgaaacagcggaTTGAAGCCCAACTGTTCGGATGCAGCTGTGACGGCGCCACGGAAACCCGGCCCAGAAGCACCATTTGAAAAGCGAAAAACGGAATACGAACCCCCACTTGAGTAAACATGGATttgtagaaccaaatccaaTCAGCAACTCGGAGAGCGTGAAAGTTGAGCTCGTACAAGCGTTCGTGGGGAGCCGGGATGAAGACGTCGTAATTGGACTCCTCGTCGGTTCCTCCGCAAAGATACTCGTTTTGACGGAACTCGGTGAGCTCCTCCTCGCCCATTTGATTGGGGGAGTCCCTTACATCAGAAACAACCCAGGCGTAGGGGTCGTACGCCGCGGGAGAAGGGGAAGCCCGGGAGGCGGTGCGAGCCATACCTACACTAGGGGACCATCCAGTCAGTCTAAGAGGTCGGGTGCTCGGAGTGAATACAGAAGCTACCCTCAATCTATCCCACAACTAAGGCTAAACACGgttaaaaaaaaggataaaaccCAAACAAAGTTACTCTAGAATGGCAACCCCCCTAACACACCTACTTAGGACCTAAGATTAGCCAACATGCAAGATAAACATATGGCATGCACAAAAAGAAGTAATGGCAGAAGCAGAAGAATAATAAGAAGACAAAAGAAATTACCTGCACTGATAGCAAAAATTCGAAAGAAAAGCAACAACAACGCCCTGGAGCTAAGGAgggagaagaagatggaggttGGCAGAATCGGAAGCGGAGAGATAATCGTCAAATGGATCCCAAAGGTAATGCAAAACAGTTTTAAAACCACCACCAAAAGGAGCGCGAAGGCCGAGGGGCATATTAGTCTTTGCACCAAGGGTTTTAAAACCCATTATGAGCATTTAATGCTCCACGCGAAGAATGAAGCGATAACCAATCGCCCCAGCAACAAACAGACACGCGCGCAAGAGAGGCGTCCCCTCCACGGACGGCCGGCTTGGCGACAACGCATGAGGTCAGAAACAACAAGCCCCCAACAGCCCACGCGGCTGTTGCCGACGCGTcgggggcactgttacggcctggcccaaAGGGAACCTGGGCCGACCCGACCCACTCACCACCCGACCAAAACGGTCGGGTGCCGCGCCCATACCCGACCCGAACACGTGTCCGGGACAGCTGATCACCACAGCTGTGTGAGGAAGTTTCACAGAAAGAGGGTCCTGCCCTTGTGGGACCCGCATCTGACACAATATATAAGGGGAGGGTCCTACCTCCGTCACACATTCCACCTAACCCATTCCTCACCTGCATACTagctgactagagcgtcggagtgtctttgcaggtgacaccccctcCTTCCTTCCACAACGAGGGCTCGGCTACCCAGCAGACCCGATCCCTGTACAACCGCAATTGAAGCGTTCCCACCTCCTCAAGTATCCACCCGAACCGTCCGGTAACCGACCTACCGaacaatttttaacatatatttttaaaacacaagataataaaattctaaacaTAATACTAGTCTTTTTTGAAAAGggtgattttttaataataataataataacaataataataataataataatttcacctataaaagatagaaaaagattACAATAAATTTAGCTTGGCTTGAGAAATTTGCCAACTTTCTAAACATGTTTAGTTTTGGAAGGAATCTATGACAGAGCATATAGACTAAGATGATGAGTTTCAAGAAAATTCCCCGTGAAAATCCCAGATGAAGTGTCAATTAGGCTAAGAAGCACATGGCCCTACCTACTTTGACATTTCCGTTGTTCCACTTAATAAACACCCACTCCTAATTCATTCCTACATATCCATATGCAACCATATTCATCATCGCTTCATCATTTTCCAAATCCTCACTAGTCTCTACCTTTATCTTCTCATAATAACAATTTTCCTAAGAACCTTGGTAATTGAAACATACACCTATATCAATTCTTGTTTTCCCTCAAActattttgttcttttaattctactatatatatatataatataagccAATTAAGCCATTTCCATAAACATGGTAATCATAGCATCCACTACTGCGAACAGCAACATGCATAACTTGCAAAATTTCGACTCTAATCAGAATAACAACCACCACCTCCGAAATGCTTCGATCTCTTCCTACTTGAACACCAATGAACAACAACAACCGACTTTTGTTGACTCGTCAAGGCAAAACTTCAACAGCAGAAAGGAGGGAcaacctcttccttttcttcaacatGGAATAATGAAGGAAGAGGACTGCGAAATCGGCGTCTTCGAGGCCGAAAAGTACTTTAACGGAGCAGAAGGAGGAGAGGTTCTGATGAGTCAACGAAGAAAGAACCAATATCATCACCATTATTACGACCAGAAAAAAGATGAACAAAAATCTACGGAGACTGGAAAGTTCAACAACAGAAGCAGCAGCAAGTTTGGAACACCGAGCAGCGTTCCTTCTGAATCAAGTTGGAACAGCCAAAGTGCACTGTTACAGAGTTCCTTGAAAGAATCTTCAAGAATCAAAAACAACAAGGTACAAAGAAATAAGGCTAGTTTTCTTGCAAACCTTGGATGCAAATGCTATTGTTCTGATAAAGATTCTGTTGATATTAGCAACAACGCTGCTAGCGCAAAAAAGAACTTGAATCCAGTTCTGGATACTAATAATCACCATCATCGTGATTCGGTTAAAGAAACTAATCCTCATGCAGAAGCAGAAATCTCGCTGGACAACAACAAAGAGAAGTTGTTGAACAGAGAAAACGGTTTATTAGCACTGAAGAAAATTCAACTTCAGGAAAAAGCAGAGAAATCAAGAAAATCATTGGAAGTGTTTGGTTCTCCAATCTTGAATCATTGCACGAGCAAGTCATTGAGCTTTGATAAAAGATTGGTAATGCATTCTTCatgggatgatgatgatgctgatgcTGTTGTTCTTCCAAAAATAGAGGAAACTGATTTAGCAAAAAAAGGAAATGGAAACTACAACGATGATGATTGTGAGAGTGATGCAAGTTCAGATTTATTTGAAATTGATAGTCTCACAGGGAAGGCAAATAATCCCTTCCTTGTTAGACCAATTAGAACTTCTTGCGAAGTTATTTCCTTCTGTGCTAGCCCCGTCACAACGTGTTATGCGCCGAGTGAGGCTAGCATAGAATGGAGCGTGGTAACGGCGAGCGCATTAGAGTACTCGGCCATGTCTGATTGCGAAGATCAAAGGTCTGTTGCAACCCTTAGGAGTCCAGCTAGACCACAGCCGAAAGCTGGAAAAGAGGTGTATAAGCGGCGTCCGGGCATGCTGTTGGGCTGCAAGAGCCAAAAAGCAGTTGGAGTAGCCTCGGAAACCGTCAAGGCATCTGAGAAGCTGAGCCCCAACTCCCAATTTAGTCGCAAATTCGATAACATAAATCAAGTGGCAAGGTTTCAAGCAGAGACAAAGCAGGGAAAACCACCAATGCAACAACGTTCACACCCACCACATGCTTCCCAACTCTTGTGCATTTAgctgaatattaattattatgtctTATCTTTTGTTCGATTTGGAAAAAATAATTGTTTCAATTATAATGTATCTTGGCTTAGTATTAAAAAATTCTTGTTTATAATTCATCTGAGTTTTTTGTTCAGAATAATGGTAGCATAATCAGAActtattgaaaattaatgattttattattatatgcatGCATTGGTTTCATAGGAAGAAAGATAGGATGTGAAATGTGATATATCCTATTAGG
The Arachis duranensis cultivar V14167 chromosome 5, aradu.V14167.gnm2.J7QH, whole genome shotgun sequence genome window above contains:
- the LOC107489381 gene encoding protein PHYTOCHROME KINASE SUBSTRATE 1; the protein is MVIIASTTANSNMHNLQNFDSNQNNNHHLRNASISSYLNTNEQQQPTFVDSSRQNFNSRKEGQPLPFLQHGIMKEEDCEIGVFEAEKYFNGAEGGEVLMSQRRKNQYHHHYYDQKKDEQKSTETGKFNNRSSSKFGTPSSVPSESSWNSQSALLQSSLKESSRIKNNKVQRNKASFLANLGCKCYCSDKDSVDISNNAASAKKNLNPVLDTNNHHHRDSVKETNPHAEAEISLDNNKEKLLNRENGLLALKKIQLQEKAEKSRKSLEVFGSPILNHCTSKSLSFDKRLVMHSSWDDDDADAVVLPKIEETDLAKKGNGNYNDDDCESDASSDLFEIDSLTGKANNPFLVRPIRTSCEVISFCASPVTTCYAPSEASIEWSVVTASALEYSAMSDCEDQRSVATLRSPARPQPKAGKEVYKRRPGMLLGCKSQKAVGVASETVKASEKLSPNSQFSRKFDNINQVARFQAETKQGKPPMQQRSHPPHASQLLCI